One Syngnathus acus chromosome 13, fSynAcu1.2, whole genome shotgun sequence genomic window carries:
- the LOC119132117 gene encoding rho guanine nucleotide exchange factor 26-like, translating to MDIGNDVDLSNNNIMPLWKRRTDNHRSPPDSRKPRPRSYHTNGVTTADFPDEDKCAFTLSQPAEKLVVTSQVVGKNTAVLKHVLHKPSKKSRVVRSISIGHFSNGRFSLSKFKSDGSRSASLDNKVSNEEYNRVNHSNGRTVWPDKCVRSPQALISSVFSLNLPKEKTPSYHDLASPETVQHTPNNNHLELSFSSPSSPYPPARRTPSHSSTSSIPSLSSLTSSDPPTPRSSSPTDSRQPLLGQSSPSPAVSQDARRASSSSPSPSLSPCISPAPSIVLSTHSPAALKMGTQQLIPKGLASGSRQNKTPASGPQGQGLAGLLGLDVPKRTLKTLSMVESGAYFSTGVGHGEGTDGENESPGTLKRGLRSTSYRRAVVTGVDLEAQALSQAAMKGLDSDNKTPPANPGLACIIKPTSPGATKPDSPTAPTGTKKSKIPDKKNSLTPQRTFDSEEEELYQNYQEKALHNDSDEDADSVDAPVDNGIVLQYRPIRTSWSQLTVVKKSGLSDRMNQEECKRQEAIFEVISSEHSYLHSLEILIRMFKNSPELSEAMTKTEHHHLFSNITDVYEASKKFFKQLEEKHQQNVVIDSISDIVCKHAESNFDPYVTYCSNEVYQQRTLQRLLSKNPVFKEVLSKIEAHPDCRNLPMISFLILPMQRVTRLPLLMDTICQKTPKDSAQYEECKKSLHAVSKVVRKCNEGARTMERTEMMYTINSQLDFKIKPFPLVSSSRWMVKRGELRAFVEDNGLFLKRTSRQQVYFFLFNDVLIVTRKKSEESYSVIDYALRDEIWVGSCQPEEVNLSPARGTAGMLSSRQGGANHLFRLRFQSNHSGEKVPMILGTDRLNERARWISALGHNVKKDKNQDRTNAMQVEVTRTYTAKQPDELSLQVADVVLVSQLVEDGWYEGERLRDGERGWFLAECAEPITCQATIERNMQRMDRLQGLETNV from the exons ATGGATATCGGCAACGACGTGGATCTGTCTAACAACAACATCATGCCCCTGTGGAAGCGTCGTACGGACAACCACAGAAGCCCGCCGGACTCGAGGAAGCCGCGGCCGCGTAGCTACCACACCAACGGAGTCACGACGGCGGACTTCCCAGATGAGGACAAGTGCGCTTTCACTTTGAGCCAGCCGGCTGAGAAACTGGTGGTTACGTCTCAGGTTGTAGGCAAGAACACGGCGGTGTTGAAGCATGTTTTACACAAACCTTCCAAAAAGTCCAGAGTCGTACGGAGTATAAGTATCGGACATTTCTCCAACGGACGCTTCTCTTTGTCAAAGTTCAAGTCCGATGGCAGTAGATCGGCCTCGTTGGACAACAAAGTGAGTAACGAAGAGTACAACAGAGTCAATCATAGCAATGGACGGACAGTCTGGCCCGACAAGTGTGTCCGCTCTCCTCAAGCACTAATTTCCAGTGTGTTCAGCCTGAACTTGCCTAAGGAGAAGACCCCGTCATATCACGACTTAGCCTCACCTGAAACGGTTCAACACACCCCCAACAACAACCACCTTGAACTGTCCTTTTCATCTCCGTCAAGCCCGTATCCTCCAGCGAGACGGACTCCTTCTCACAGCTCTACCTCCAGTATCCCCTCCCTGTCGTCCCTCACCTCCTCGGACCCCCCGACACCGCGCTCCTCCTCGCCTACCGACAGCCGGCAGCCCCTCCTCGGACAGTCGTCTCCCTCGCCTGCCGTCTCCCAAGATGCCAGGCGTGCTTCCTCTTcatccccctccccttccctttCCCCGTGTATCTCACCCGCTCCCTCTATCGTACTCAGCACCCACAGTCCCGCCGCCCTGAAGATGGGCACCCAGCAGCTCATCCCTAAGGGCTTAGCCTCGGGTAGTCGACAGAACAAGACCCCCGCATCCGGGCCACAAGGCCAAGGGTTGGCAGGGCTTCTGGGGTTGGACGTTCCCaagcggactttaaaaacACTCAGCATGGTGGAGAGTGGGGCCTATTTCTCCACGGGAGTCGGGCACGGCGAAGGGACGGATGGAGAAAACGAAAGCCCGGGGACACTCAAGAGAGGGTTAAGAAGTACCTCCTACCGGAGGGCTGTTGTCACCGGAGTCGATCTGGAGGCCCAGGCGCTTTCCCAAGCGGCCATGAAGGGATTAGATAGCGATAATAAAACTCCTCCAGCCAACCCGGGCCTTGCTTGTATTATAAAGCCCACCAGCCCGGGGGCAACCAAGCCTGACAGCCCTACAGCTCCTACTGGCACAAAAAAGAGCAAG ATTCCCGACAAGAAAAACAGTCTGACCCCTCAACGCACCTTTGACAGCGAAG AAGAGGAACTGTACCAGAACTATCAGGAAAAGGCCTTACATAACGATTCGGATGAAGATGCCGATTCGGTGGACGCACCGGTTGATAACGGAATCGTGTTGCAATACAGACCGATCCGGACGTCCTGGAGCCAGCTGACTGTG GTCAAGAAAAGCGGTCTGTCTGATCGGATGAATCAGGAAGAATGCAAAAGACAAGAGGCTATCTTCGAGGTGATTTCCTCGGAGCACTCGTACCTCCACAGTTTGGAGATCCTCATCCGCATGTTCAAGAACTCGCCGGAACTCAGCGAGGCCATGACCAAGACGGAACACCACCACCTCTTTTCAAATATCACCGACGTCTACGAAGCTAGCAAAAA GTTCTTCAAACAGTTGGAAGAGAAACACCAGCAGAACGTTGTGATCGACAGCATCAGCGACATCGTTTGCAAGCACGCCGAATCCAACTTTGATCCTTACGTGACGTACTGCTCCAACGAGGTCTACCAGCAGAGAACCCTTCAGAGGCTCTT ATCCAAGAATCCAGTTTTTAAGGAGGTACTGAGCAAGATTGAGGCCCACCCTGACTGCAGGAACCTCCCTATGATCTCCTTCCTCATCCTGCCCATGCAGAGGGTCACGCGCTTACCCTTGCTCATGGAC ACTATTTGTCAGAAGACTCCGAAAGATTCCGCGCAGTATGAAGAATGTAAGAAGTCGTTACATGCCGTCAGCAAG GTGGTAAGAAAATGCAACGAAGGTGCCCGCACCATGGAGAGAACCGAGATGATGTACACCATTAACTCCCAGTTGGACTTTAAAATCAAG CCTTTCCCACTGGTTTCATCATCTCGGTGGATGGTGAAGCGAGGCGAGCTGAGAGCCTTCGTGGAGGACAACGGTCTATTCCTCAAGAGGACGTCGCGGCAACAAGTGTActtcttcctcttcaacgATGTTCTCATCGTCACCCGTAAGAAGAG CGAGGAGAGCTACTCTGTAATCGACTACGCCCTGAGGGACGAGATCTGGGTTGGCTCGTGCCAGCCCGAGGAGGTCAACCTATCGCCGGCTCGCGGCACCGCCGGCATGTTGAGCTCACGGCAAGGCGGCGCCAACCACCTCTTCCGACTGCGTTTCCAGAGCAACCACTCCGGCGAAAAGGTGCCCATGATCTTGGGGACGGACCGACT gaacGAACGCGCTAGGTGGATCAGCGCCCTGGGCCACAATGTCAAGAAAGACAAGAATCAAGATAGGACAA ATGCCATGCAGGTGGAGGTGACCAGAACCTACACGGCCAAGCAGCCGGATGAGTTGTCGTTGCAGGTGGCTGACGTGGTGCTTGTCTCACAGCTGGTTGAAGATG GCTGGtacgaaggcgagcgtctacGTGACGGCGAGCGCGGCTGGTTCCTGGCAGAGTGCGCCGAGCCCATCACGTGTCAGGCCACCATCGAGCGCAACATGCAGAGGATGGACCGCCTGCAGGGCCTGGAAACCAACGTGTGA
- the LOC119132567 gene encoding ras-related protein Rap-2b — translation MREYKVVVLGSGGVGKSALTVQFVTGSFIEKYDPTIEDFYRKEIEVDSSPSVLEILDTAGTEQFASMRDLYIKNGQGFILVYSLVNQQSFQDIKPMRDQIIRVKRYERVPMILVGNKVDLEGEREVSSGEGKALADEWNCPFMETSAKNKTSVDELFAEIVRQMNYASTPNGDDQCCSSCVIL, via the coding sequence ATGAGGGAGTACAAAGTGGTGGTCCTCGGCTCCGGAGGAGTCGGCAAATCCGCGCTGACTGTCCAGTTTGTGACGGGGTCCTTCATCGAGAAGTACGACCCTACGATAGAGGATTTCTACCGGAAGGAGATCGAGGTGGACTCTTCGCCGTCCGTCCTGGAGATCCTGGACACGGCAGGCACCGAGCAGTTCGCCTCCATGCGAGACTTGTACATCAAAAACGGCCAGGGCTTCATCCTGGTCTACAGCCTGGTCAACCAGCAGAGCTTCCAGGATATCAAGCCCATGCGGGACCAGATCATTCGGGTGAAACGGTACGAGAGGGTGCCCATGATCCTGGTGGGCAACAAAGTGGACCTGGAGGGGGAACGGGAGGTGTCGTCCGGCGAAGGCAAGGCGCTGGCGGACGAATGGAACTGTCCCTTCATGGAGACCTCGGCCAAGAACAAGACTTCGGTGGACGAGCTTTTCGCCGAGATAGTCCGCCAGATGAACTATGCGTCCACGCCGAATGGCGACGACCAGTGTTGTTCATCCTGTGTCATCTTGTAA